The following proteins are encoded in a genomic region of Spirochaetota bacterium:
- a CDS encoding PilZ domain-containing protein: protein MEDRRIEPRIDTAFIVKCKVLPKRDKTFFTVINNLSTGGIKIFCDKSLPLGKNVDVNINLLQETAEAKAQVVWCSKKKNYSGRYLVGLKFLEVNETNMHKLGNFINVIQSY, encoded by the coding sequence ATGGAAGACAGAAGAATTGAGCCGAGAATTGATACTGCCTTTATTGTTAAGTGCAAGGTTTTACCGAAGAGGGATAAGACATTTTTTACTGTAATTAATAATTTAAGCACCGGTGGCATTAAAATTTTTTGTGATAAATCCCTGCCTTTGGGAAAAAATGTAGATGTCAATATAAATCTGCTTCAGGAAACAGCGGAAGCCAAAGCTCAGGTTGTATGGTGCAGCAAGAAGAAGAATTATTCAGGAAGATATTTAGTGGGATTGAAATTCTTAGAGGTCAATGAAACCAATATGCATAAATTGGGAAACTTTATAAATGTAATTCAATCCTATTAG
- the recD gene encoding exodeoxyribonuclease V subunit alpha: protein MESVELLNLYNFTEIDRQFARLMTMLSCNDSIGLILAALIASNQTGKGNICVDIPSIAGRELFDVLDGSEESNPKFKLPDEEEWIAELQSCSVVGEPEDYKPLILDNDGLLYLYRYWAYERVLSTNIRRRLDCVPDDIDIKLLKDGISRLFPKDGEGDNWQLIASLSAVMRCMCIISGGPGTGKTSTVVKILVLLLEQAQARGYIPAIALAAPTGKAAAKLKDSIKNSRALLNCSDSIRVAILDETFTIHRLLESIPGSPSFRYNAENQLRYDIIVIDESSMSDIALLTKLFEAIPLKSRIILLGDKDQLASIEAGAVLGDICDTGNEHGYSRDFINMVSQLIGSENPLLNRFADEPPIADSLIILRQSYRFGQNSGIEALSLAVRDGDADDAIGILHDESFNDVSLINIMPDNSIRMAISEYIISGYKPYLTTETPEKAYQLFSRFAILCMIRQGAYGVNKINELVEGVLKDEGLIALENRWYRGRPVMINRNDYSLKLFNGDSGIILPETGGDNKPRFFCPKPEGGFRTILPLKLPEHETVYAMTVHKCQGSEFEHALVLLPDRPNLALSRELIYTAITRAKKRVDIIGNEQILRYMINRPTLRKSGLRKLLWS, encoded by the coding sequence ATGGAAAGTGTAGAGCTACTAAATCTATATAATTTTACTGAGATTGACAGACAATTTGCACGCTTAATGACAATGCTATCTTGTAACGATAGCATTGGGCTAATACTTGCAGCATTAATAGCAAGCAATCAGACAGGGAAGGGCAACATATGCGTTGATATCCCATCAATAGCCGGGAGAGAACTCTTTGATGTCCTTGATGGGAGTGAGGAGAGTAATCCAAAATTCAAACTGCCAGATGAAGAGGAGTGGATTGCAGAGCTACAGTCTTGTTCTGTAGTCGGTGAACCAGAAGACTATAAACCGCTGATTTTAGATAATGATGGTCTCTTATATCTCTATAGATATTGGGCTTATGAGAGGGTTCTTTCAACAAACATACGAAGGCGTTTAGATTGTGTTCCTGATGATATCGATATAAAACTTTTAAAAGATGGGATATCTCGGTTATTTCCAAAGGATGGAGAAGGTGATAATTGGCAACTCATCGCATCTCTTTCAGCGGTGATGAGGTGCATGTGCATTATTTCAGGCGGACCAGGTACTGGGAAGACCTCAACGGTTGTTAAAATACTTGTGCTCCTTCTTGAACAGGCGCAGGCAAGAGGGTATATACCTGCTATAGCCTTGGCCGCTCCAACGGGAAAGGCCGCAGCTAAACTTAAGGATTCGATTAAGAATTCAAGGGCTTTACTCAATTGTAGTGATTCTATTCGAGTGGCTATCCTTGATGAGACATTTACCATACACAGATTATTGGAGTCGATACCTGGTTCTCCCAGCTTCAGGTATAATGCAGAGAATCAACTTCGCTATGATATCATCGTTATTGATGAGTCTTCAATGTCAGATATTGCTCTCCTGACAAAGCTCTTTGAAGCAATTCCCTTAAAATCACGCATAATCCTTCTTGGGGATAAGGATCAACTCGCATCCATAGAGGCAGGGGCTGTTCTTGGCGATATCTGTGATACTGGGAATGAGCATGGTTATTCAAGGGATTTCATAAATATGGTTAGTCAGCTTATTGGCAGTGAGAATCCACTATTAAATAGATTTGCTGATGAACCTCCAATAGCAGATTCACTCATAATTCTTCGTCAGAGCTATCGTTTTGGACAAAACAGTGGTATTGAGGCCCTAAGCTTAGCTGTGAGAGATGGGGATGCTGATGATGCAATAGGCATTCTACATGATGAAAGTTTTAATGATGTTAGTCTAATAAATATAATGCCGGATAATTCTATTAGAATGGCTATTTCTGAATATATTATAAGCGGTTATAAGCCATATCTTACAACCGAGACACCTGAAAAGGCGTACCAACTTTTTTCAAGGTTTGCTATTCTGTGCATGATTCGACAAGGAGCCTATGGCGTGAATAAAATCAATGAGTTAGTTGAAGGAGTGCTCAAGGATGAGGGTCTAATCGCTCTAGAGAACAGATGGTATAGGGGCCGTCCGGTCATGATCAATAGGAATGATTATAGCCTTAAGCTTTTTAATGGTGATTCAGGGATAATACTTCCAGAAACAGGGGGTGATAATAAGCCGCGTTTCTTTTGTCCAAAACCAGAGGGTGGATTTAGGACAATCCTTCCACTTAAGCTGCCTGAGCACGAAACCGTATATGCAATGACAGTGCATAAGTGTCAGGGATCAGAGTTTGAACATGCGCTTGTGCTTCTGCCTGATAGACCGAATCTGGCGTTAAGCCGAGAACTCATCTATACAGCAATAACGAGGGCTAAAAAAAGGGTAGATATTATAGGTAACGAGCAGATTCTACGATATATGATCAACAGACCAACTTTGAGGAAATCAGGTCTTCGTAAGTTACTTTGGAGTTGA
- the recB gene encoding exodeoxyribonuclease V subunit beta: MKSFNIIDCPLNGTNLIEASAGTGKTYIIASLFLRLILEKQFMIEDILSVTFTEAATEELRYRIRGRLREALLALTSNHNIALSDEFLNILITKYRNDESAIRRLRYALMNFDEASIYTIHGFCQRMLMENAFESGSLFDTELLSRQSELLLEIVDDYWRINFYNTPSLLAQYLILKKYSPDYFLQVLKNRSIDPSFEIIPDVTAPDINGIGEELLKDYERLCVNWSSMKLEVEGILLHAIALNRKTYRRSSIPAWIEAMDDFISLGDPMLRFDAFNRFTTSSIMRATKKDFQNPIHPFFDLCEHFETSYRSLESTFDRYILCKSRELFEYVKDELNKRKSLRNIRTFDDLLVDMHKSIREGYNSELARAVRSRFKAALVDEFQDTDPIQYDIFTTIFGTDDRILYLIGDPKQAIYRFRGADIFAYIKASSSIRYRYTLNTNWRSEPNLIRAVNTIFSRSKDFVPFIFEDIAFQEVKSSEKESSEFLYINGKHESQLHIWFIDRKYADKKYGFISKGKAIRLVSRSLAAEISRLLHLGRKGQAVIANKAIMPSDIAVLVRKNNQAKIVQDELRSLNIPSVLYGAESIFVSHEAMEMERVLSAIVEYGNERRIKVALTTDIFGFSGNEILAFTEDETGWEALMNRFSQYNDLWTRYGFVRMFRVLLKGENVRIKLLSYPDGERRITNLLHCSEVLHRGEVENKLSIDGLLKWFRLKLFQGDESEENQIRLETDEDAVKIITIHKSKGLEFPIVFCPFIWDRAKIDDNKSFTFHNPARDNRLTLDLNAMDEMNRRIAEKEELAENIRLLYVALTRAKNRCYLVWGKINQSESSALAYIFHKPNDLSPHNLVSELGDYVKPLINEDMFDDVKGIDEMGDGTIMLTGIPAQDSYQYQPYDLLHEKLSCREFKGYISKDWMITSYSSLVSNSRYGMENPDYDRVDSEVRFQHRVNEGETIFSFPRGVVAGACIHEIFENLDYTLTNSACTERLISQKLAKHGFHNRWQGVMSNMIKNVLTTPLKPECMDFILQKVDNSHRLNELEFYFPIERISPEMLSNIFSSWSGLNTRTESFASRMKRLGFRTVRGFLRGFIDMVFMFNDKYYIVDWKSNYLGDSIRDYNQDEILSAMEDHYYFFQYHLYVVALHRYLMTRMTEYRYDRHFGGVFYIFVRGVDPQRGPSYGIFHDFPSSELIDELNKSLISKS, translated from the coding sequence ATGAAGAGTTTTAATATAATAGACTGTCCGCTTAATGGGACTAATCTTATTGAGGCGAGCGCTGGAACGGGGAAGACATACATCATCGCCAGTCTTTTCCTTCGCTTAATTCTTGAAAAACAGTTTATGATAGAGGATATTCTATCAGTAACTTTTACGGAGGCCGCCACTGAGGAGTTGCGCTATCGGATACGAGGACGTTTAAGGGAGGCCTTGCTTGCCCTAACGAGCAATCATAACATCGCTCTCAGTGATGAGTTTTTGAATATTCTCATTACTAAATATAGGAATGATGAAAGTGCGATAAGACGGCTGCGTTATGCCCTTATGAATTTTGATGAGGCCTCAATCTATACTATTCATGGCTTTTGTCAGCGGATGCTTATGGAGAATGCCTTTGAGAGCGGTTCCCTGTTCGATACGGAGCTTTTATCAAGACAATCAGAATTATTGCTCGAGATCGTTGACGATTATTGGAGGATCAATTTCTATAATACACCGTCATTGTTAGCGCAATATTTAATATTGAAGAAATACAGCCCTGATTATTTTCTTCAGGTTTTAAAAAACCGTTCTATCGATCCATCCTTTGAGATAATTCCCGATGTAACTGCACCAGATATCAATGGAATTGGCGAGGAATTATTGAAGGACTATGAAAGGCTATGTGTCAATTGGTCATCAATGAAGCTTGAGGTTGAGGGGATACTATTGCATGCTATTGCATTAAATAGGAAAACATACAGGCGGAGTTCAATTCCAGCATGGATTGAAGCAATGGATGATTTTATCAGTCTTGGCGATCCGATGTTGAGGTTCGATGCTTTCAATAGGTTTACTACCTCAAGCATCATGAGGGCGACTAAAAAGGATTTCCAAAACCCTATTCATCCATTTTTTGATCTTTGTGAACACTTTGAAACAAGTTATAGATCCCTGGAAAGTACTTTTGATCGTTATATCCTATGCAAGAGCAGAGAGTTATTTGAGTATGTTAAGGATGAGTTGAATAAAAGAAAGTCTCTTCGTAACATACGCACCTTTGACGATCTTCTTGTGGATATGCATAAGTCTATAAGGGAAGGGTATAATTCAGAATTGGCACGAGCGGTAAGGAGTAGATTCAAGGCAGCGCTCGTTGATGAGTTTCAGGACACCGATCCGATTCAGTACGATATATTTACAACAATTTTTGGGACAGATGATCGAATCCTCTATCTTATAGGTGATCCGAAGCAGGCGATATATAGATTCAGGGGGGCTGATATATTTGCATACATAAAGGCTTCTTCAAGTATTCGGTACAGATATACCCTTAATACAAACTGGAGAAGTGAACCGAATCTTATAAGGGCTGTTAATACTATTTTTTCAAGATCAAAGGATTTTGTTCCATTTATCTTTGAGGATATAGCTTTTCAAGAGGTTAAATCCTCGGAAAAGGAAAGTAGCGAATTCCTTTATATCAATGGAAAACATGAATCCCAGCTACATATCTGGTTTATTGACAGGAAGTACGCTGACAAGAAGTATGGCTTTATATCCAAAGGAAAAGCCATAAGGCTAGTCTCACGTTCTCTGGCTGCTGAAATATCCAGATTGCTTCATCTTGGCAGAAAGGGGCAGGCAGTTATTGCTAATAAGGCAATTATGCCTAGCGATATCGCTGTTCTTGTTCGCAAGAACAATCAAGCTAAAATTGTGCAAGATGAACTGAGATCCCTTAATATCCCCAGTGTGTTGTATGGCGCTGAGAGCATATTCGTTTCCCACGAGGCTATGGAGATGGAGAGGGTGTTGTCTGCAATAGTGGAATATGGAAATGAGAGGAGAATTAAGGTTGCCCTTACCACTGATATCTTTGGATTCTCTGGAAATGAGATCCTTGCCTTCACTGAAGATGAGACAGGGTGGGAAGCCTTGATGAATCGGTTCAGTCAATACAATGACCTATGGACTCGGTATGGTTTCGTCAGGATGTTTCGTGTCTTGCTTAAGGGGGAGAATGTACGTATTAAATTACTCTCCTACCCAGATGGTGAACGCAGAATAACAAATCTGCTGCATTGTTCCGAGGTTTTGCATCGAGGGGAGGTTGAAAATAAACTGAGTATAGATGGTCTTCTCAAATGGTTTAGATTAAAGCTTTTTCAGGGTGATGAATCCGAAGAGAATCAGATTCGCCTTGAAACGGACGAAGATGCTGTTAAGATTATAACTATACATAAGAGCAAGGGATTAGAATTTCCGATTGTCTTTTGTCCATTTATTTGGGATAGAGCAAAAATTGATGATAATAAATCCTTTACCTTTCACAATCCTGCTCGAGACAATCGATTGACACTTGATCTCAATGCGATGGATGAGATGAACAGGAGGATCGCTGAGAAGGAGGAATTGGCGGAAAATATCCGTCTTCTCTATGTCGCTCTCACCAGAGCTAAGAATCGATGCTATCTTGTATGGGGAAAGATAAATCAATCTGAATCCTCTGCTTTGGCATACATTTTTCATAAACCTAACGATCTTAGCCCTCATAATCTTGTTAGCGAATTAGGGGATTATGTTAAACCCTTGATCAATGAGGATATGTTTGATGATGTTAAAGGGATAGATGAGATGGGGGACGGTACTATCATGCTTACAGGTATTCCGGCACAAGATAGCTATCAATATCAGCCCTATGATCTGTTACATGAGAAACTCAGTTGTAGGGAATTTAAGGGCTACATCTCAAAGGACTGGATGATCACGAGCTATTCGTCCCTTGTATCAAACAGTCGATATGGCATGGAAAATCCGGATTATGACAGGGTAGATAGCGAGGTGAGGTTTCAGCATAGGGTGAATGAAGGTGAAACTATTTTTAGCTTTCCGAGGGGAGTTGTTGCTGGCGCTTGCATTCATGAAATATTTGAAAACCTAGATTATACACTCACAAATTCTGCGTGCACAGAGAGGCTGATATCCCAAAAGCTCGCTAAGCATGGTTTTCACAATAGATGGCAGGGCGTAATGTCGAATATGATAAAAAATGTGCTCACAACTCCTCTTAAGCCTGAATGTATGGACTTTATCCTTCAAAAGGTTGACAATAGTCACAGATTGAATGAACTAGAGTTCTATTTTCCCATTGAGCGGATATCGCCAGAGATGTTATCAAATATATTTTCCAGTTGGAGCGGCCTCAATACTCGTACAGAGTCATTCGCATCACGCATGAAGAGGTTGGGATTTAGAACGGTTAGGGGTTTTTTAAGAGGATTTATTGATATGGTTTTTATGTTTAATGATAAATACTATATCGTTGATTGGAAATCGAACTATCTTGGTGACAGTATTAGGGATTATAATCAGGATGAAATTCTTTCTGCAATGGAAGATCATTACTACTTTTTTCAATATCATCTATATGTAGTAGCTCTGCATCGTTATCTTATGACAAGGATGACCGAGTATAGATACGATAGACATTTTGGTGGTGTATTCTACATCTTTGTTCGGGGTGTTGATCCCCAACGTGGTCCTTCATACGGCATTTTTCATGACTTCCCTTCTTCTGAATTGATCGATGAATTAAATAAAAGCCTAATTAGTAAATCATAG